From a single Methanofollis sp. W23 genomic region:
- a CDS encoding sulfite exporter TauE/SafE family protein, with amino-acid sequence MTDLIYLLVLVVTGLLVGVLSGLLGVGGGFFMVPIQFGLFSSLGVPEDLALRLSFGTSLAVILPTVVSGAIGHHRKGAVVWRAGILLGLSSLAGVVTGAYIATHIPAAPLEIFFGFVVLAAGARTFLSPPEGEVDGAPEVNVRACLLWGLPVGLVSGLTGIGGGVLLVPILVVAMHFGMRHAVATSMVVMVFTAAGGVASYILNGLGTPGLPSTALGYVDLLQAAVLVAASIPAAQVGVLIAHRIPQQFLKYAFVALTVFIGLKMTGVFTLIGLPF; translated from the coding sequence ATGACCGACCTCATCTACCTCCTTGTCCTTGTCGTCACCGGCCTCCTTGTCGGAGTACTTTCAGGGCTCCTTGGCGTAGGTGGGGGATTTTTTATGGTCCCAATACAGTTCGGGCTCTTTTCGTCCCTTGGCGTCCCTGAAGACCTCGCGCTCAGGCTCTCGTTCGGGACCAGTCTGGCGGTCATCCTCCCCACCGTGGTGAGCGGGGCCATCGGTCACCACCGAAAAGGGGCCGTCGTCTGGCGGGCTGGTATCCTTCTTGGCCTCTCCAGTCTGGCGGGAGTGGTCACGGGGGCGTATATTGCGACGCATATCCCTGCCGCACCCCTCGAGATCTTCTTCGGTTTCGTCGTCCTTGCTGCAGGCGCCCGCACCTTTCTCTCTCCGCCTGAGGGGGAGGTGGACGGTGCTCCAGAGGTCAACGTCCGCGCCTGCCTTCTCTGGGGTCTCCCGGTCGGTCTGGTCTCGGGGCTCACCGGGATCGGGGGTGGCGTCCTCCTGGTCCCGATCCTGGTCGTGGCCATGCACTTCGGGATGCGCCATGCCGTTGCCACCTCGATGGTGGTGATGGTCTTCACCGCGGCCGGAGGGGTCGCCTCGTACATTCTCAACGGCCTCGGGACGCCTGGCCTGCCGTCCACTGCTCTTGGCTATGTCGACCTCCTCCAGGCGGCGGTCCTTGTGGCGGCGAGCATCCCTGCTGCACAGGTGGGGGTTCTCATCGCCCACCGCATCCCCCAACAGTTCCTGAAATATGCTTTTGTTGCGCTTACCGTCTTCATTGGATTGAAGATGACCGGGGTCTTCACCCTGATTGGCCTCCCGTTCTGA
- a CDS encoding ubiquitin-like small modifier protein 1, which produces MRVKIKAFATFRNHLENEREMEVAEGTTVATLLDMLIQERPPLREEMFKEPGVLQDHVNILRNGRNIHFEDGLETLLSDNDVLSLFPPVGGG; this is translated from the coding sequence ATGAGAGTTAAAATAAAGGCATTTGCGACATTCAGAAATCATCTTGAGAACGAACGTGAGATGGAGGTGGCAGAGGGGACGACCGTCGCCACTCTCCTCGACATGCTCATCCAGGAACGTCCTCCTCTCAGGGAGGAGATGTTCAAAGAACCGGGAGTTCTCCAGGACCACGTCAATATTCTCAGGAACGGGAGAAATATCCATTTTGAAGACGGTCTTGAGACTCTCCTTTCCGACAATGACGTGCTCTCGCTCTTCCCGCCGGTCGGCGGTGGATAA
- a CDS encoding DUF1894 domain-containing protein, protein MGCVEALNYEILLRYCSFKEYRAFIKEHYREKYEVQPGYKIFDLTLIGVPPIPIGVEGDSVIFPYTKPCHGTFVLKVEGKEEIKKLRSRK, encoded by the coding sequence ATGGGATGTGTAGAGGCTCTCAACTACGAGATACTTCTCAGGTATTGCTCATTCAAAGAATACCGAGCATTTATCAAGGAGCATTACCGAGAAAAGTATGAGGTACAGCCTGGGTACAAGATCTTTGACCTGACCCTCATCGGGGTGCCGCCGATACCCATCGGGGTCGAGGGAGACTCTGTGATCTTCCCGTATACCAAACCCTGCCACGGCACCTTCGTCCTGAAGGTCGAGGGGAAAGAGGAAATAAAAAAACTGAGGTCCAGAAAATGA
- a CDS encoding DUF1890 domain-containing protein — MERDDTRKEGLIVLGCPEAPAQVSLAVHLAHGLRRSGYVPVVTGNPSARHLLAMADPEHHYIGEMLDLDRCIEDIAAGEHDYALTFVLVHRESGVSYAGTLSVVSTGRVIAVVFGKEAEVLASLIDFECEKVVAQVVHNPMPLKKAIDRVMKWDV; from the coding sequence ATGGAAAGAGATGACACAAGAAAAGAGGGCCTGATCGTCCTGGGGTGCCCTGAGGCCCCGGCGCAGGTGAGCCTCGCCGTCCACCTGGCGCATGGCCTCAGGCGTTCGGGTTACGTGCCGGTGGTCACCGGGAACCCCTCGGCACGGCACCTCCTTGCGATGGCCGACCCTGAGCACCACTATATCGGTGAGATGCTCGACCTTGACAGATGTATCGAGGATATCGCCGCAGGTGAACATGACTATGCCCTTACCTTTGTGCTGGTGCACAGGGAGAGCGGGGTCAGTTATGCCGGGACGCTGAGTGTGGTCTCAACAGGGCGTGTGATCGCGGTGGTCTTTGGGAAGGAAGCAGAGGTTCTCGCATCGCTCATCGACTTTGAGTGCGAGAAAGTGGTCGCTCAGGTGGTCCATAACCCCATGCCACTGAAGAAGGCGATTGACAGGGTGATGAAATGGGATGTGTAG